A stretch of Myxococcus hansupus DNA encodes these proteins:
- a CDS encoding sensor histidine kinase produces the protein MDSRTQAIVDDLKLKHFGPLFGRLIRYRLGIPVVLLVSSVLVALLDGAPWRCAFMGLVGVGAFALFFHEFRRYERDGFSARSIHANLWAGQLILQCVIVGTGGIASPILAAALPLGFLSSLAASREERRWLLGMQLAWLLLVSIVQVSGLVPGLPLRFMGTPSSALLATGAVVTALALVVSTAAGSAVRTTFDNMMTEVFAGRDELLATHRSYAGALEAMSGEIAHELKNPLATVKGLTQLMAREAGRPQPAERLQVLAGEVVRMQGILEEFLNFTRPLVPLTVSRVDLGELCDEALVLHEGLAAGQGVRLERVGAAHVDAVCDPRKVKQVMMNLLHNAIEASPARGRVTVSVSAPRPGEAHVAVRDHGLGLALELGGRAFDAGVTTKAKGSGLGLTVARALARQHGGDVTLANASGGGCEAVMILPRELPAEVLSPVHGVAHVG, from the coding sequence ATGGACTCACGGACCCAGGCCATCGTCGACGACCTCAAGCTGAAGCACTTCGGTCCGTTGTTCGGCCGGTTGATTCGCTACCGCCTGGGGATTCCTGTCGTGTTGTTGGTCTCCTCGGTGCTCGTCGCGCTCCTGGATGGGGCGCCCTGGCGTTGTGCCTTCATGGGATTGGTGGGGGTGGGGGCCTTCGCGCTCTTCTTCCATGAGTTCCGCCGCTACGAACGCGACGGCTTCAGCGCCCGGTCCATCCACGCCAACCTCTGGGCAGGGCAGCTCATCCTCCAGTGCGTCATCGTGGGGACGGGTGGCATCGCGAGTCCCATCCTGGCCGCCGCGCTGCCCTTGGGCTTCCTGTCGAGCCTCGCGGCGTCACGCGAAGAGCGGCGGTGGCTGCTGGGCATGCAACTGGCGTGGCTGCTGCTGGTGTCCATCGTCCAGGTCTCCGGGCTGGTGCCCGGCCTGCCGCTGCGCTTCATGGGCACCCCCTCGTCCGCGCTGCTCGCCACTGGCGCGGTGGTGACGGCCCTGGCGCTCGTCGTCAGCACCGCCGCGGGCAGCGCCGTCCGGACCACGTTCGACAACATGATGACCGAGGTGTTCGCGGGCCGGGACGAGCTGCTCGCCACGCACCGCTCCTATGCCGGTGCCCTGGAGGCCATGTCCGGTGAAATCGCCCACGAGCTGAAGAACCCACTGGCCACCGTGAAGGGGCTCACCCAGCTCATGGCCCGGGAAGCGGGGCGTCCACAGCCCGCCGAGCGCCTGCAGGTGCTCGCCGGAGAGGTGGTCCGGATGCAGGGCATCCTCGAGGAGTTCCTCAACTTCACCCGGCCCCTGGTGCCGTTGACGGTCAGCCGCGTGGACCTGGGGGAGCTGTGTGACGAAGCGTTGGTGCTGCACGAAGGGCTCGCGGCGGGGCAGGGGGTGCGGCTCGAACGCGTGGGCGCCGCGCACGTGGACGCGGTGTGCGACCCACGCAAGGTGAAGCAAGTCATGATGAACCTGCTCCACAACGCCATCGAGGCGAGCCCGGCGCGAGGCCGCGTGACGGTGTCGGTGAGCGCGCCCCGGCCCGGCGAGGCCCACGTCGCCGTGCGCGACCATGGCCTGGGACTGGCGCTGGAGCTGGGCGGACGCGCCTTCGACGCGGGCGTCACGACCAAGGCGAAGGGTTCGGGCCTGGGACTGACGGTGGCCCGCGCCCTCGCGCGGCAGCACGGAGGGGACGTCACGTTGGCGAACGCGTCGGGCGGGGGTTGCGAGGCGGTGATGATTCTCCCGCGAGAGCTGCCGGCGGAAGTTCTGAGCCCGGTGCACGGAGTCGCCCATGTGGGATGA
- a CDS encoding sigma-54-dependent transcriptional regulator has product MWDETAAPAARILVVDDDAGVRFTLRELLRSLPGVEVNDAVDGEDALEKLAERPCDLIISDLRMPRMDGMALVRRLSTFPTAPRVIVITAHGSERFAVEAMKAGAYDYFRKPFDVDELLAVVTRALESVRLREENARLSGELNLSRSMVFSSEPMARLAQLVQLAGSRDVTVLICGESGTGKERVADALVRASPRADRPFLRFNCAALTEELAEAELFGHAKGAFTGAHRTRLGLFREADGGTLLLDEVGELAPTLQARLLRVLQEGEVRPVGEDRPVKVDVRIIAATHRDLRRLASEGAFREDLFYRLNVVQLRVPPLRERPEDIPVLARVFLGRFIDRFHTGPLKTPDGFFERLRALPWPGNVRELENTLESLVALSSGGVLNLEQLPSAGPVAETARTAAPQEAPLGAGLKERVEAYERGLVLDALRMAAGNRSEAARRLGIGRATLHDKLRKYGLDDGGEERM; this is encoded by the coding sequence ATGTGGGATGAGACGGCCGCGCCGGCCGCGCGCATCCTGGTGGTGGATGACGACGCGGGCGTCCGCTTCACGCTGCGGGAGCTGCTTCGGAGCCTGCCCGGCGTGGAGGTGAATGACGCGGTGGATGGCGAGGACGCGCTGGAGAAGCTGGCGGAGCGTCCCTGCGACCTCATCATCTCCGACCTGCGCATGCCTCGGATGGACGGGATGGCGCTGGTGCGGCGGCTGAGCACGTTCCCCACCGCGCCGCGGGTCATCGTCATCACCGCGCATGGCTCGGAGCGCTTCGCGGTGGAGGCCATGAAGGCGGGGGCCTACGACTACTTCCGCAAGCCCTTCGACGTGGACGAGCTGCTGGCCGTGGTCACCCGCGCGCTGGAGTCGGTGCGGCTCCGCGAGGAGAACGCGCGGCTGTCCGGCGAGCTGAACCTGTCCCGCTCCATGGTGTTCAGCTCCGAGCCCATGGCCCGGCTCGCGCAGCTCGTGCAGCTCGCGGGCTCGCGCGACGTCACGGTGCTCATCTGCGGTGAGAGCGGTACGGGCAAGGAGCGGGTGGCGGACGCGCTCGTCCGGGCCTCGCCGCGCGCGGACCGGCCCTTCCTGCGCTTCAACTGCGCGGCCCTCACCGAGGAGCTGGCGGAGGCCGAGCTGTTCGGTCACGCCAAGGGGGCCTTCACGGGCGCGCACCGCACGCGCCTGGGGCTCTTCCGGGAGGCGGACGGAGGCACGCTGCTGTTGGACGAGGTGGGGGAGCTGGCGCCCACGCTCCAGGCCCGGCTGCTGCGGGTCCTCCAGGAAGGCGAGGTCCGCCCGGTGGGGGAGGACCGACCGGTGAAGGTGGACGTGCGCATCATCGCCGCCACCCACCGGGATTTGCGGCGCCTGGCGTCGGAAGGCGCGTTCCGGGAGGATCTCTTCTACCGGCTCAACGTGGTGCAGCTCCGGGTGCCGCCGCTGCGAGAGCGCCCCGAGGACATCCCCGTGCTGGCGCGCGTGTTCCTGGGCCGGTTCATCGACCGGTTCCACACCGGCCCGCTGAAGACGCCCGACGGCTTCTTCGAACGACTGCGCGCCCTGCCGTGGCCCGGCAATGTGCGCGAACTGGAGAACACGTTGGAGAGCCTGGTGGCCCTTTCGAGCGGCGGCGTGCTGAACCTGGAGCAACTGCCCTCGGCCGGCCCCGTGGCGGAGACCGCCCGGACCGCCGCGCCGCAAGAGGCCCCCCTGGGCGCGGGGCTCAAGGAGCGCGTGGAGGCCTACGAGCGGGGGCTCGTCCTGGACGCGCTGCGCATGGCGGCTGGGAACCGCAGTGAAGCGGCGCGGCGGCTGGGCATTGGACGGGCCACCCTGCATGACAAGCTGCGCAAGTACGGGCTGGACGACGGAGGGGAAGAGCGGATGTGA
- a CDS encoding CocE/NonD family hydrolase produces the protein MHPVSRRLAAVLLACATGSAQAQSTAQAPKRPAGPPQERVERVRSQFTKYEYRIPMRDGTRLFTSVYVPADASPGKRYPILMVRTPYTVAPYGVDRYPQALGPTEAFEKEGFIFAFQDVRGRHMSEGEFVNVRPHKAKKAGPKDFDESTDTYDTIEWLVKRVANNNGRVGQWGISYPGFYASAGAIDSHPALKAVSPQAPIADWFWDDMHRNGAFNLSLAFGFFSTFGKPRPKPTDSEDWQRFDHGTPDGYQFFLDLGPLSNADSKYFKGDVAFWKEVAAHPNYDAFWQARNLLPHLKNIKAAVLTVGGWYDTEDLYGPLQTYAAIEKQNPGISNTLIMGPWPHGGWQRGDGESLGDADFGFATSMAYQTLALDFFKHHLKGGPKPDVPEAMVFETGANRWRRFDTWPPKGLRQTKLYFQPKGGLSTQAPKAAGAAFAEYVSDPDKPVPYTQELTTGWSKSYMTEDQRFAARRPDVLVFETEPLEQDLTVAGPLEAELWVSTTGTDADWVVKLVDVNPGKVRGFRKGDEEKGVKNRGHQQTLVRGEPFRGRFRDSFSEPKPFKAGEVTKVRFVINDVFHTFQRGHRVMIQVQSSWFPFIDRNPQTYVPNIFEAKEEHFIRAFHRVYHSAANPSFVQVGVLPALDE, from the coding sequence ATGCATCCCGTGTCTCGACGCCTCGCGGCAGTCCTCCTGGCCTGCGCCACGGGCTCGGCGCAGGCCCAGTCCACCGCGCAGGCCCCGAAGCGTCCCGCAGGCCCGCCCCAAGAGCGGGTGGAGCGCGTCCGGTCGCAGTTCACCAAGTACGAGTACCGCATCCCCATGCGCGACGGAACGCGCCTCTTCACGTCTGTCTACGTGCCCGCGGATGCCTCGCCCGGGAAGCGTTACCCCATCCTGATGGTGCGCACGCCCTACACCGTCGCGCCGTATGGCGTGGACCGGTATCCGCAAGCGCTGGGGCCCACCGAGGCGTTCGAGAAGGAGGGCTTCATCTTCGCCTTCCAGGACGTGCGCGGCCGCCACATGTCGGAGGGCGAGTTCGTCAACGTCCGGCCCCACAAGGCGAAGAAGGCCGGCCCGAAGGACTTCGACGAGAGCACGGACACGTACGACACCATCGAGTGGTTGGTGAAGCGCGTGGCGAACAACAACGGCCGCGTGGGGCAGTGGGGGATTTCGTACCCCGGCTTCTACGCGTCCGCGGGCGCCATCGACTCGCACCCGGCGCTCAAGGCGGTGTCCCCGCAGGCGCCCATCGCCGACTGGTTCTGGGACGACATGCACCGCAATGGTGCCTTCAACCTGTCGCTCGCGTTCGGCTTCTTCTCGACGTTCGGCAAGCCCCGGCCCAAGCCCACGGACAGCGAGGACTGGCAGCGCTTCGACCATGGCACGCCGGACGGCTACCAGTTCTTCCTGGACCTGGGCCCGCTGAGCAACGCGGACTCGAAGTACTTCAAGGGGGACGTCGCGTTCTGGAAGGAGGTCGCGGCGCATCCCAACTACGACGCGTTCTGGCAGGCGCGGAACCTGCTGCCACACCTGAAGAACATCAAGGCGGCCGTGCTCACGGTGGGCGGCTGGTACGACACCGAGGACCTGTACGGCCCGCTGCAGACGTACGCGGCCATCGAGAAGCAGAACCCGGGCATCTCCAACACCCTCATCATGGGCCCCTGGCCCCACGGCGGCTGGCAGCGCGGCGACGGTGAGTCCCTGGGCGACGCGGACTTCGGCTTCGCCACCAGCATGGCCTACCAGACGCTGGCCCTGGACTTCTTCAAGCACCACCTCAAGGGCGGCCCGAAGCCGGACGTGCCCGAGGCGATGGTGTTCGAGACGGGCGCCAACCGCTGGCGCCGCTTCGACACCTGGCCGCCCAAGGGCCTTCGCCAGACGAAGCTCTACTTCCAGCCCAAGGGCGGGCTGTCCACCCAGGCCCCCAAGGCGGCCGGCGCGGCCTTCGCCGAGTACGTGAGCGACCCGGACAAGCCCGTGCCGTACACGCAGGAGCTCACCACGGGCTGGAGCAAGAGCTACATGACGGAGGACCAGCGCTTCGCCGCGCGTCGGCCCGACGTGCTGGTGTTCGAGACCGAGCCCCTGGAGCAGGACCTCACCGTGGCCGGCCCGCTGGAGGCGGAGCTGTGGGTGTCCACCACGGGCACGGACGCGGACTGGGTGGTGAAGCTGGTGGACGTCAACCCGGGCAAGGTGCGCGGCTTTCGCAAGGGGGACGAGGAGAAGGGCGTGAAGAACCGCGGACATCAGCAGACGCTGGTGCGCGGGGAGCCCTTCCGCGGCCGGTTCCGCGACAGCTTCAGCGAGCCCAAGCCCTTCAAGGCCGGCGAGGTGACGAAGGTGCGCTTCGTCATCAACGACGTGTTCCACACCTTCCAGCGCGGCCACCGCGTGATGATTCAGGTCCAGTCGAGCTGGTTCCCGTTCATCGACCGCAATCCCCAGACGTACGTGCCCAACATCTTCGAGGCGAAGGAGGAGCACTTCATCCGCGCCTTCCACCGCGTCTATCACTCGGCCGCGAATCCGAGCTTCGTCCAGGTGGGCGTGCTGCCCGCGCTGGACGAGTAG
- the rtcA gene encoding RNA 3'-terminal phosphate cyclase, with translation MTGTEGPGTGLVRLDGGEGEGGGQILRTALSLSLITGRPFHITRLRERRDPPGLRPQHLACVRGAEALCGGGATSEGATVGASELSFTPAPVRAGDYLLEVGTAGSTPLLFQCLVYPLALAGGGRLTLRGGTHLPHSPSFHYVATVWQPVAHAYGLPVLLSLVHAGFYPEGAGEIVAEVGAPQEPPRLVELPARGMLREVRVSSFTGGLPFTIAERQSRAAVAALRERGILAEADNRPLAVTRSVGTVTFVLAQFEHTIAGFTALGERGRPAEDVGREAGETLARFMETGGALDEHLADQILLPAALLAAGRLGSATQGTTRFTAARITDHLTTHARVVERFLPVRVTVDAGGSVEVRPA, from the coding sequence ATGACTGGCACCGAGGGGCCCGGCACCGGGCTGGTGCGGCTGGATGGAGGTGAAGGCGAGGGCGGCGGACAGATTCTCCGCACGGCATTGTCGCTGTCGCTCATCACCGGCCGCCCGTTCCACATCACGCGCCTGCGCGAGCGACGTGATCCGCCCGGTCTGCGGCCCCAGCACCTGGCCTGCGTGCGCGGCGCCGAGGCCCTCTGCGGCGGCGGCGCCACCAGCGAGGGCGCCACGGTGGGCGCCTCGGAGCTGTCCTTCACGCCGGCCCCCGTGCGCGCGGGGGACTATCTGCTGGAGGTGGGGACCGCGGGCAGCACGCCGCTGCTCTTCCAGTGCCTCGTCTATCCGCTGGCACTGGCCGGGGGCGGACGACTCACGCTGCGCGGGGGCACGCACCTGCCGCACAGCCCCAGCTTCCACTACGTCGCCACCGTCTGGCAGCCCGTGGCGCATGCGTATGGCCTGCCCGTGCTGCTCTCCCTGGTTCACGCCGGGTTCTATCCGGAAGGCGCGGGGGAGATTGTCGCGGAGGTCGGCGCGCCGCAGGAGCCGCCCCGGTTGGTGGAGCTGCCCGCGCGGGGCATGCTTCGCGAGGTCCGGGTGTCCTCCTTCACGGGTGGGCTGCCCTTCACCATCGCGGAGCGTCAGTCCCGCGCGGCGGTGGCAGCGCTCCGGGAGCGCGGCATCCTGGCGGAGGCGGACAACCGGCCGCTGGCCGTCACGCGCTCGGTGGGGACCGTGACATTCGTACTCGCCCAGTTCGAGCACACCATCGCGGGCTTCACCGCGCTGGGAGAGCGGGGCCGTCCCGCCGAGGACGTGGGCCGCGAGGCCGGTGAAACCCTGGCGCGGTTCATGGAGACCGGGGGCGCGCTCGACGAGCACCTCGCCGATCAGATTCTGCTCCCCGCCGCGCTGCTGGCCGCGGGCCGCTTGGGCTCGGCCACGCAGGGGACGACGCGCTTCACGGCGGCGCGCATCACCGACCACCTCACCACCCACGCCCGCGTCGTGGAGCGCTTCCTGCCCGTGCGAGTCACGGTGGACGCAGGAGGTTCGGTGGAGGTCCGCCCCGCCTGA
- the sppA gene encoding signal peptide peptidase SppA: MSVRYGPETHISFWDAMLRLPFIALANLSLLVRTAVGAPFRMMSSGDRPTYVRFRLTGDPPYRERRRPRLPFGASRPEPADVTSVERFRESLELLAKDARVKGVLLEVESLHVPAAKRDALVAVLRRFQGQGKRVVGWAVSVDNEAYSLLCAADEVLLAPMGRVELVGYAAEPLALGEGLSRVGIRAHFVRRGPYKTAPELFTDTVVSDIQARTVETFLDERYADLVEVVAQGRRKTPEEVRALIDRGPFSARRALDAGLVDALVSEADLPERLGLVKDGGDAEETELEPMGTYLSTVPFPPVRWKPVKRAPRLAVVPVSGMIVPGKGGGGRMATTDTVVKALRAAGRDKRSKAVVLYINSPGGTPLASEQMLEAVQRVARKKPVIAYMDRVCASAGYMVAVGAKEIWSSPHAMVGSIGVFAGKFELSGLMEKLGVHRTTLARGENAAIFSSSRGFSPHEKETLEAEVEEMYQAFLDIVAKGRGRTKEEIHQLAEGRVYSGVRGKAAGLVDQIAGFEDACRHALTLAKSPTEGFEIMTYGGPKQRVNLVKLLMGASQSRAFALCPTALGLSLRDGTEAFEDTKHLGLTDLVGQVFPDDQWPFGG; the protein is encoded by the coding sequence GTGAGCGTCCGTTACGGGCCGGAGACCCACATTTCCTTCTGGGACGCCATGCTGCGCCTGCCCTTCATCGCCCTCGCCAACCTGTCCCTCCTCGTGCGCACCGCCGTGGGCGCCCCCTTCCGGATGATGTCTTCGGGGGACAGGCCCACCTACGTCCGGTTCCGGCTGACGGGCGATCCGCCGTACCGCGAGCGCCGCCGCCCGAGGCTCCCGTTCGGAGCCAGCCGGCCCGAGCCCGCGGATGTCACCTCGGTGGAGCGCTTCCGCGAATCGTTGGAGCTCCTGGCGAAGGACGCCCGGGTGAAGGGCGTCCTCCTGGAGGTCGAATCCCTGCACGTCCCCGCCGCCAAGCGCGACGCCCTGGTGGCGGTGTTGCGGCGCTTCCAGGGGCAGGGGAAGCGGGTGGTGGGCTGGGCAGTGAGCGTGGACAACGAGGCGTATTCGCTGCTGTGCGCGGCCGACGAGGTGCTCCTGGCCCCCATGGGCCGCGTGGAGCTGGTGGGCTACGCCGCCGAACCCCTCGCGCTGGGCGAAGGCCTGTCCCGCGTGGGCATCCGGGCCCACTTCGTGAGGCGAGGGCCCTACAAGACGGCGCCGGAGCTGTTCACGGACACAGTCGTTTCGGACATCCAGGCGCGGACGGTGGAGACGTTCCTGGATGAGCGCTACGCGGACCTGGTGGAAGTGGTGGCCCAGGGACGGCGGAAGACGCCGGAGGAGGTCCGGGCGCTGATCGACCGGGGGCCCTTCAGTGCCCGGCGCGCGCTGGACGCGGGGCTGGTGGACGCGCTGGTGAGCGAGGCGGACCTGCCCGAGCGCCTGGGGCTGGTGAAGGACGGCGGGGACGCGGAGGAGACGGAGCTGGAGCCGATGGGCACGTACCTGTCCACGGTGCCGTTCCCGCCGGTGCGGTGGAAGCCGGTGAAGCGGGCGCCTCGGCTGGCGGTGGTGCCCGTGTCCGGGATGATTGTGCCGGGCAAGGGCGGCGGCGGGCGGATGGCGACGACGGACACGGTGGTGAAGGCGCTGCGCGCGGCGGGCCGGGACAAGCGGTCGAAGGCGGTGGTGCTCTACATCAACAGCCCGGGTGGCACGCCGCTGGCGTCGGAGCAGATGCTGGAGGCGGTGCAGCGGGTGGCTCGCAAGAAGCCGGTCATTGCGTACATGGACCGGGTCTGCGCCAGCGCCGGGTACATGGTGGCGGTGGGGGCGAAGGAGATCTGGTCCTCGCCCCACGCCATGGTGGGCTCCATTGGTGTGTTCGCCGGCAAGTTCGAGCTGTCCGGCTTGATGGAGAAGCTGGGTGTCCACCGGACGACACTGGCGCGCGGGGAGAACGCGGCCATCTTCTCCAGCTCGAGGGGGTTCAGCCCTCACGAAAAGGAGACGCTCGAAGCCGAGGTGGAGGAGATGTACCAGGCGTTCCTCGACATCGTCGCGAAGGGCCGGGGGCGGACGAAGGAGGAGATCCACCAGTTGGCGGAGGGCCGCGTGTACTCGGGCGTACGTGGGAAGGCGGCGGGGTTGGTGGATCAGATCGCCGGCTTCGAGGACGCGTGCCGCCATGCCCTGACGCTGGCGAAGTCGCCCACGGAGGGGTTCGAAATCATGACCTACGGCGGGCCCAAGCAGCGGGTGAACCTGGTGAAGCTGCTGATGGGCGCGTCGCAGTCCCGGGCGTTCGCGTTGTGCCCCACGGCGTTGGGTTTGAGCCTGCGCGATGGCACGGAGGCGTTCGAGGACACCAAGCACCTCGGGCTCACCGACCTGGTGGGTCAAGTGTTCCCTGATGACCAGTGGCCATTCGGGGGCTGA
- a CDS encoding lipid A deacylase LpxR family protein, giving the protein MLKALVLLTASCLAQAETSSTPAVEEKLPFVTSLHWENDVLAKSDRLYTNGVRIEHFGEYDGCRALARTLGLPGGVQHRYLCGGSLAQNMYTPSRIVPLPDEAVFPDPNDRPYGGWLHGGFLFQHVFAGREPKDSSRLTLQATVGVTGPASGAAQTQRWLHRTINSLVGHTAARIPVGWEKQLPTEPAFHFSALREQPFLWSPVVDVTWSAGAMLGTVFVNASVGGTVRVGWLARPYGLAPIMPSVVRELESQRAPGEASAERVALRDERAWEAYLYARGQVRVVARNLFLDGTLFRPSISVRKAPIVGDSEFGAAFRTGGFQFGLGMVFRSQEMADPPNPLLSGHRFTQLQLSYLH; this is encoded by the coding sequence ATGCTGAAGGCACTCGTGTTGCTGACCGCATCCTGTCTGGCTCAGGCGGAGACCTCATCCACGCCCGCGGTGGAGGAAAAACTCCCCTTCGTCACGAGCCTCCATTGGGAGAACGACGTGCTCGCCAAGAGCGACCGCCTGTACACGAACGGCGTTCGCATCGAGCACTTCGGGGAGTACGACGGGTGCCGCGCGTTGGCACGGACGCTCGGGCTGCCGGGTGGTGTGCAGCACCGGTACCTGTGTGGCGGCTCGCTGGCGCAGAACATGTACACGCCCAGCCGCATCGTGCCGCTGCCGGACGAGGCGGTGTTCCCGGACCCGAATGACCGCCCCTACGGGGGCTGGCTGCACGGCGGGTTCCTCTTCCAGCATGTCTTCGCGGGAAGAGAGCCCAAGGACTCGTCGAGACTGACGCTGCAGGCCACGGTGGGCGTCACGGGCCCGGCGTCTGGCGCGGCGCAGACGCAGCGGTGGCTGCACCGGACGATCAACAGCCTCGTGGGGCACACTGCGGCGCGAATCCCGGTGGGCTGGGAGAAGCAGTTGCCGACGGAACCGGCGTTCCACTTCTCAGCGCTCCGGGAGCAGCCGTTCCTTTGGAGCCCCGTGGTGGACGTGACGTGGTCGGCCGGGGCGATGCTGGGGACGGTGTTCGTGAACGCGAGCGTGGGAGGAACGGTCCGTGTGGGCTGGCTCGCCCGACCGTATGGCCTGGCCCCCATCATGCCGTCCGTGGTTCGGGAGCTGGAGTCACAGCGGGCCCCGGGCGAGGCCTCCGCCGAGCGGGTGGCCCTGCGGGACGAACGCGCCTGGGAGGCCTACCTGTACGCCCGGGGGCAGGTGAGGGTGGTCGCGAGGAACCTGTTCCTGGACGGAACGCTGTTCCGCCCGAGCATCAGCGTCCGCAAGGCGCCCATCGTGGGGGACAGCGAGTTCGGCGCGGCGTTTCGGACCGGCGGGTTCCAGTTCGGCCTGGGCATGGTCTTCCGCTCCCAGGAAATGGCCGACCCGCCCAACCCGCTCCTATCCGGCCACCGGTTCACCCAGCTTCAGCTTTCGTATCTACACTGA
- a CDS encoding peptidylprolyl isomerase yields MVRQLRWVGTASLAVGLTLGASGCDRAKSGNPNKDEGPVVALVGEGRITRQQFEAKLAEQPSFVRSRYSTPEKKKEFLDNLVRFELLVQEAKRQGLDSDPEVRAMLEKVMVQRLVKSHTESAAGATVSDDEARAYYDANVSEYVKPPRVRVSQLLLKAARGSPERAKALTQAVRLSTEIQRGESVPRAFDTAVRAHSQDTATQPQGGDLGFRTREELIAAGGESLADSAFALKAIGQLSAPIETDTGVHILILQGRQVGLDQRFDQVKARIVQRLESERRAKALDSLVQSLRDKTQVQVKDDVLAQINPETVEAPPSPSTAEPQIP; encoded by the coding sequence ATGGTCAGGCAGTTGCGGTGGGTGGGAACGGCCTCACTGGCTGTTGGTTTGACGCTGGGTGCGAGCGGATGCGATCGCGCTAAGTCAGGAAATCCCAACAAAGACGAAGGTCCAGTCGTCGCGCTCGTGGGCGAGGGCCGAATCACGCGTCAGCAGTTCGAGGCCAAGCTCGCCGAGCAGCCGTCTTTCGTGCGCTCTCGCTATTCCACGCCGGAAAAGAAGAAAGAGTTTCTGGATAATCTTGTTCGCTTCGAATTGCTGGTTCAGGAAGCGAAGCGGCAGGGATTGGATTCCGACCCTGAAGTCCGTGCCATGCTTGAAAAGGTCATGGTCCAGCGGCTCGTGAAGTCACACACGGAATCCGCAGCAGGTGCGACGGTGAGTGATGACGAGGCCCGCGCCTACTACGATGCGAATGTTTCTGAGTACGTGAAGCCGCCACGAGTGCGTGTCAGTCAATTGTTGCTGAAGGCCGCCCGGGGAAGCCCGGAGCGGGCCAAGGCGCTGACCCAGGCCGTCCGCCTGTCCACGGAGATTCAGCGTGGAGAGAGCGTGCCTCGGGCTTTTGACACAGCCGTCCGCGCACACTCCCAGGACACCGCGACGCAGCCCCAGGGCGGCGACCTGGGATTCCGGACGCGTGAGGAGTTGATTGCCGCTGGCGGTGAATCCCTCGCGGACTCTGCGTTTGCCCTGAAGGCAATCGGCCAGCTCTCGGCGCCCATCGAGACGGATACGGGCGTCCACATCCTCATTCTGCAAGGGCGCCAAGTCGGATTGGACCAGCGTTTCGACCAGGTCAAGGCGCGAATTGTCCAGCGGCTGGAGTCCGAGCGCCGAGCGAAGGCACTGGATTCCTTGGTCCAATCACTGCGAGACAAGACGCAGGTTCAGGTGAAGGACGACGTTCTGGCGCAGATCAATCCCGAGACGGTAGAGGCACCTCCCTCCCCCTCCACGGCCGAGCCTCAGATTCCTTGA